From Alphaproteobacteria bacterium, a single genomic window includes:
- a CDS encoding radical SAM protein: MNHIAGRPATFGLDPRKFQDPLRTLDGSDRASVALDRLTTLWFNTGTLCNLTCRNCYIESSPVNDRLAYLTCADVRPYLDEIARDGWPVAEIGLTGGEPFMAPDIVPILEDILARGFRALVLTNAMRPMMKLTAALLDLRDRYGDRLVLRVSLDHHTAALHEAERGPRSWEPTLAGIRWLAGHGFALHLAGRTCWGEGEAEARGGYARLIAAEGWPVDAADPAQLVLFPEMDAAADVPEITTACWGILGQDPRALMCASSRMVVRRKGAERPAVVACTLLPYDPQFELGETLADAGEAVPLNHPHCAKFCVLGGGSCSKAS, from the coding sequence ATGAACCATATCGCCGGCCGGCCGGCCACGTTTGGCCTCGACCCGCGCAAATTCCAGGATCCACTGCGGACGCTGGACGGTTCGGACCGGGCGTCCGTGGCGCTCGACCGGCTGACCACGCTCTGGTTCAACACCGGCACGCTCTGCAACCTGACCTGCCGCAACTGTTATATCGAAAGCTCGCCGGTGAACGACCGGCTGGCCTATCTGACATGCGCGGACGTCCGGCCCTATCTGGACGAGATCGCCCGCGACGGCTGGCCGGTGGCGGAAATCGGCCTGACCGGCGGCGAGCCCTTCATGGCGCCGGATATCGTGCCGATTCTGGAGGATATTCTCGCTCGCGGCTTTCGGGCGCTGGTGCTGACCAACGCCATGCGGCCGATGATGAAGCTGACCGCGGCACTGCTGGACCTGCGAGACCGGTATGGCGACCGCCTGGTGCTGCGGGTCTCGCTGGACCATCACACGGCGGCACTGCACGAGGCGGAGCGCGGCCCGCGGTCGTGGGAGCCGACGCTGGCCGGCATTCGCTGGCTGGCCGGGCACGGTTTCGCCCTGCATCTGGCCGGCCGCACCTGCTGGGGCGAAGGCGAGGCCGAGGCGCGGGGCGGCTATGCCCGCCTGATCGCGGCCGAGGGCTGGCCGGTGGACGCCGCCGACCCCGCGCAACTGGTCCTGTTTCCGGAAATGGATGCCGCGGCGGACGTGCCCGAGATCACCACCGCCTGCTGGGGCATTCTGGGCCAGGACCCGCGGGCGCTGATGTGCGCCTCCAGCCGCATGGTGGTGCGGCGGAAGGGGGCGGAGAGGCCGGCGGTCGTCGCCTGCACCTTGCTGCCCTACGACCCCCAATTCGAGCTGGGCGAGACCCTGGCCGATGCCGGCGAAGCGGTGCCGTTGAACCACCCGCATTGCGCCAAATTCTGCGTGTTGGGCGGGGGCAGTTGCAGCAAGGCGTCGTGA
- a CDS encoding glucose 1-dehydrogenase codes for MTGRVSGKVALITGGGSGIGRASALTLAREGASVVVTDLRGDTAEETARLIREAGGQARALAQDTTDEGQWQAVMATIRATEKRLDIVLNNAGVSNDGRLLKDTSLEQWRFVNAANVEGVYLGTKYGIELMEEAGNGGSIVNISSIYGKVGAVGSVAYNASKGAVCVFSKGAALECGKAGNGVRVNTIHPGFIETGMTRERFKDNAVRDWMLNRTPIGRAGQPQDIANGVLYLASDESAFVTGAELVIDGGFTAI; via the coding sequence ATGACCGGACGCGTCTCAGGCAAGGTCGCACTCATCACCGGCGGCGGCTCCGGCATCGGCCGGGCCTCTGCCCTGACCCTGGCGCGCGAGGGTGCGAGCGTGGTCGTCACCGATCTGCGCGGCGACACGGCAGAGGAAACCGCGCGCCTGATCCGGGAGGCGGGCGGCCAGGCCCGCGCCCTGGCGCAGGACACCACCGACGAGGGCCAGTGGCAGGCGGTCATGGCCACGATCCGCGCGACCGAGAAACGGCTCGACATCGTCCTGAACAATGCCGGCGTCAGCAATGACGGCCGCCTGCTGAAGGACACCAGCCTGGAGCAGTGGCGCTTCGTCAACGCCGCCAATGTCGAAGGCGTCTATCTGGGCACCAAATACGGCATCGAACTGATGGAGGAGGCCGGCAATGGCGGCTCCATCGTCAACATCTCCTCGATCTACGGCAAGGTCGGCGCCGTCGGCTCGGTCGCCTACAACGCCAGCAAGGGCGCCGTCTGCGTGTTCTCCAAGGGCGCGGCGCTGGAGTGCGGCAAGGCGGGCAACGGCGTGCGCGTCAACACCATCCATCCGGGCTTCATCGAAACCGGCATGACGCGCGAGCGCTTCAAGGACAACGCCGTCCGCGACTGGATGCTGAACCGCACGCCCATCGGCCGCGCCGGCCAGCCGCAGGACATCGCCAACGGCGTGCTCTACCTGGCCAGCGACGAAAGCGCGTTCGTGACCGGTGCCGAACTGGTGATCGACGGCGGCTTCACGGCGATCTAG
- the metZ gene encoding O-succinylhomoserine sulfhydrylase, giving the protein MSQNDPLADCRPETLAVRAGLARSQHAETSEALYLNSGFVFDSAEQADAAFSGDIDRYLYGRYANPTITMLEERLRVLEGAEVCRTTASGMAAVFASMACYLEAGDRIVAGATLFGSSLHILTKILPKWGVEVDLVPPADLDAWAKALATPAKLVFVETPTNPTLDIVDLAALSDLAHKAGAKVIVDNVVATPVLQRPLDLGCDVVVYSTTKHLDGQGRTLGGAVLCDAAFDKDHLQPFLRHTGPCLSPFNAWVVVKGLETLALRVREMSRTAATLAARLEQLPNVTRVAYPGLASHPSHGVAKAQMRDGLYGSVLSVEVAGGRAAAFAFLNALQIVDLSNNLGDAKSLSCHPCTTTHRVLTPEAREAAGITEGLVRISIGLEHVDDLWADLERAAAAADAAVRKAA; this is encoded by the coding sequence ATGTCCCAGAACGATCCCCTCGCCGACTGTCGCCCGGAAACCCTGGCGGTTCGCGCCGGCCTCGCCCGCAGCCAGCACGCCGAAACCAGCGAGGCGCTGTATCTGAATTCCGGGTTCGTGTTCGACAGCGCCGAGCAGGCGGATGCCGCGTTCTCCGGCGATATCGACCGCTACCTCTACGGGCGCTATGCCAACCCGACAATTACCATGCTGGAAGAGCGCCTGCGGGTGCTGGAAGGGGCGGAGGTCTGCCGGACGACGGCCAGCGGCATGGCGGCGGTGTTCGCCTCGATGGCCTGCTATCTGGAGGCCGGCGACCGGATCGTGGCCGGCGCCACCCTGTTCGGCTCCAGCCTGCACATCCTGACCAAGATCCTGCCGAAATGGGGCGTGGAGGTCGATCTGGTGCCGCCGGCCGACCTGGACGCCTGGGCCAAGGCGCTGGCGACGCCGGCCAAGCTGGTCTTTGTCGAGACACCGACCAACCCGACCCTGGACATTGTCGACCTGGCCGCCCTGTCCGATCTGGCCCACAAGGCCGGGGCCAAGGTGATCGTCGACAATGTGGTCGCGACACCGGTGCTGCAACGGCCGCTGGACCTGGGCTGCGACGTGGTCGTCTATTCGACCACCAAGCATCTGGACGGCCAGGGCCGGACCCTGGGTGGGGCGGTGCTGTGCGACGCGGCGTTCGACAAGGACCATTTGCAACCCTTCCTGCGCCATACCGGCCCCTGTCTCAGCCCGTTCAACGCCTGGGTCGTGGTCAAGGGGCTGGAGACGCTGGCGCTCCGCGTGCGCGAGATGAGCCGGACCGCCGCCACGCTGGCCGCGCGGCTGGAGCAATTGCCCAACGTGACCCGCGTCGCCTATCCGGGGCTCGCCAGCCATCCGAGCCACGGGGTGGCGAAGGCGCAAATGCGGGATGGCCTGTATGGCAGCGTGCTGAGCGTTGAGGTCGCCGGCGGGCGGGCCGCGGCGTTCGCCTTTCTGAATGCCCTGCAGATCGTCGACCTCTCCAACAATCTGGGCGATGCCAAGTCGCTGTCCTGTCATCCGTGCACCACCACCCACCGGGTGCTGACGCCGGAGGCGCGCGAGGCCGCCGGCATCACCGAGGGCCTGGTGCGCATTTCCATTGGCCTGGAACATGTCGACGACCTCTGGGCCGACCTGGAGCGCGCGGCGGCGGCGGCCGACGCGGCGGTGCGCAAGGCCGCCTGA
- a CDS encoding Asp/Glu/hydantoin racemase, with protein sequence MLTPSSNTVLEPVVAAMLRDAPGVSAHFSRFRVLQISMGADSQSQFDPEPMLAAADLLADARVHAICWNGTSAGWLGFEQDERLCAAITARTGIPAQSAVLGFNALFAERGLKRLGLVSPYIADVQRRIIANYAAIGIETVADERLGIAENFAFAAVTEDTIAALCRRVAEARPDGIAIYCTNVDGAALAPRLERELGIPVYDSGAVALWAGLRAAGASLAPFARWGRLFGAA encoded by the coding sequence ATGCTCACGCCATCGTCCAACACCGTGTTGGAGCCGGTGGTGGCCGCCATGCTGCGGGACGCGCCCGGTGTTTCGGCCCATTTCAGCCGGTTCCGGGTGTTGCAGATTTCGATGGGCGCGGACTCGCAATCCCAGTTCGATCCGGAGCCGATGCTGGCCGCCGCGGACCTGCTGGCGGATGCGCGGGTGCACGCGATCTGCTGGAACGGCACGTCGGCCGGCTGGCTGGGCTTCGAGCAGGACGAACGCCTGTGTGCGGCGATCACCGCGCGCACCGGCATCCCGGCGCAGTCCGCCGTGCTGGGCTTCAACGCCCTGTTCGCCGAACGGGGCCTGAAGCGGCTGGGGCTGGTCTCCCCCTATATCGCCGACGTGCAGCGGCGGATCATCGCCAACTACGCCGCCATCGGCATCGAGACCGTGGCGGACGAGCGCCTGGGCATTGCCGAGAACTTCGCCTTCGCCGCGGTGACCGAGGACACGATAGCGGCCCTGTGCCGCCGGGTGGCCGAGGCCCGGCCGGACGGCATCGCCATCTACTGCACCAATGTCGACGGTGCGGCGCTCGCGCCGCGGCTGGAGCGGGAATTGGGCATTCCGGTCTACGATTCCGGCGCGGTCGCGCTCTGGGCCGGCCTGCGCGCCGCCGGCGCTTCCCTTGCGCCCTTCGCCCGCTGGGGCCGGCTGTTCGGTGCCGCGTGA
- a CDS encoding TrkH family potassium uptake protein has translation MIEFRPVLFVVGAQLVALATTMVVPVLTEVFLGGVDWRAFLFAAAATLFVGGALVLATHADRARLGLRQAFLMTSLSWFAAAAFGALPFTLLQVPLGVTDAFFEAMSAFTTTGSTVMIGLDHASPGILLWRGMMQWFGGIGIIVTAVAVLPMLQVGGMQLFRTESSDRSHKTLPRTAQLATWIGLVYVGLTSMLVIGLWLAGMSFFDALIHAMTTIATGGLSTSDGSIGTFETPAIHWIITFGMIAGGMPFALFVAAARGQGRRLIRDSQVHWYLATLGIVTLGVMIALMIVGHEDILVALRLSAFNVVSVMTGTGYATAEYDRWGSYAPGVFVLLMFIGGCAGSASGGIKIFRFQILFAAAGLQIKKLIRPHGVFVAHFNDNPLSMEVVESVLAFTLVFMACFALETVALGIMGLDLTTAATASIATMSNVGPGIGEIVGPAGTYAALPVLAKWILAIGMLLGRLEFFTILVLFAPSFWRP, from the coding sequence ATGATCGAGTTTCGCCCTGTCCTGTTCGTGGTTGGTGCCCAGCTGGTGGCGTTGGCGACGACCATGGTGGTTCCCGTACTGACGGAAGTCTTTTTGGGGGGGGTGGATTGGCGCGCCTTCCTGTTTGCTGCGGCGGCGACGCTGTTCGTCGGTGGCGCGCTGGTGCTGGCGACCCATGCCGACCGGGCGCGACTGGGATTGCGGCAGGCGTTCTTGATGACGAGCCTTTCCTGGTTTGCCGCCGCGGCGTTCGGCGCGCTGCCCTTCACTTTGTTGCAGGTGCCGTTGGGCGTGACGGACGCGTTTTTCGAAGCGATGAGTGCGTTCACCACCACCGGCTCGACCGTGATGATCGGATTGGACCATGCATCGCCCGGCATTTTGCTGTGGCGCGGGATGATGCAATGGTTCGGCGGCATCGGCATCATCGTCACCGCCGTGGCCGTGCTGCCGATGTTGCAGGTGGGCGGCATGCAGTTGTTCCGCACCGAATCGTCGGACCGATCCCACAAGACCCTGCCCCGAACCGCGCAGCTGGCGACCTGGATCGGCCTGGTCTATGTCGGGCTCACTTCGATGCTGGTCATCGGGCTCTGGCTGGCGGGGATGTCGTTTTTCGACGCCTTGATCCATGCCATGACCACGATCGCGACCGGCGGCCTGTCCACGTCCGACGGCTCGATCGGTACGTTCGAGACCCCGGCGATCCACTGGATCATCACGTTCGGCATGATCGCGGGCGGCATGCCGTTTGCCTTGTTCGTGGCTGCCGCGCGGGGGCAGGGGCGCCGGCTGATCCGGGATTCCCAGGTGCACTGGTATCTGGCGACGCTGGGCATCGTCACCCTGGGCGTGATGATCGCGCTGATGATCGTCGGCCACGAAGACATTTTGGTCGCCCTGCGCTTGAGCGCGTTCAATGTCGTCTCGGTCATGACCGGCACCGGCTATGCCACTGCGGAATACGACCGCTGGGGCAGCTATGCGCCCGGCGTGTTCGTCCTTCTGATGTTCATCGGCGGCTGCGCCGGATCGGCGTCCGGCGGCATCAAGATTTTCCGCTTCCAGATCCTGTTTGCCGCCGCCGGGCTCCAGATCAAGAAGCTGATCCGGCCGCATGGCGTCTTCGTCGCCCATTTCAACGACAATCCGCTGTCGATGGAGGTCGTCGAGTCGGTGCTGGCCTTCACCTTGGTGTTCATGGCCTGCTTCGCGCTGGAAACGGTCGCCCTGGGCATTATGGGCCTGGACCTGACGACGGCGGCCACCGCCTCGATCGCCACCATGTCCAATGTCGGCCCCGGTATTGGGGAGATCGTCGGGCCGGCGGGAACCTATGCGGCCTTGCCGGTGCTGGCGAAATGGATCCTGGCCATCGGCATGCTGCTGGGCCGGTTGGAATTCTTCACCATTCTGGTGCTGTTCGCGCCCAGCTTCTGGCGCCCGTGA
- a CDS encoding Zn-dependent hydrolase, with the protein MIKANPERALRDLYHLRSIGTYKTGVHRPTLSEDDVLTRRWLVDELKAIGHEAWIDGIANVISQTPASGRKLLCGSHLESQNHAGWLDGALGVVYALEAARAVVEAGRSDIGVDVFAFADEEGHFGSFTGSRSLTGELTEADIDARADRTTGRPLRQALADAGLGTVPRHRLDPGRYIGMLEAHIEQGDWLESEGLQIGVVTRIVAIWQYKIVFEGVQNHAGTTRMAIRKDAGVALRRFCQRVEERFPDVCGERSVWTVGQITLVPGAPSIIPGRAEMTLQFRDADMETLLRLERTVGELVDEANAAGPCTVSWQTMNQNKPARMDDGIQAALDAAGEAFAPGKHARMPSGAGHDAQMMAQLMPAGMMFIPSIGGISHHWTEDSSDADIMRGAQVYADAVGRLLAG; encoded by the coding sequence ATGATCAAAGCCAATCCGGAGCGTGCGCTCCGCGACCTCTACCACCTGCGCAGCATCGGCACGTACAAGACCGGCGTGCACCGGCCGACCCTGTCCGAGGACGATGTGCTGACCCGGCGCTGGCTGGTGGACGAGTTGAAGGCCATCGGCCACGAGGCCTGGATCGACGGCATCGCCAATGTGATCTCGCAGACGCCGGCGAGCGGCCGGAAGCTGCTCTGCGGCTCGCACCTGGAAAGCCAGAACCATGCCGGCTGGCTCGATGGCGCGCTGGGCGTGGTCTATGCGCTGGAGGCGGCGCGGGCGGTGGTCGAGGCCGGGCGCAGCGATATCGGCGTCGATGTGTTCGCGTTCGCCGACGAGGAGGGCCATTTCGGCAGCTTCACGGGCTCGCGCTCGCTGACCGGCGAGCTGACGGAGGCCGACATCGACGCCCGCGCCGACCGCACCACCGGCCGGCCCTTGCGCCAGGCGCTGGCGGATGCGGGGCTCGGCACGGTGCCGCGGCATCGGCTCGATCCGGGGCGCTATATCGGCATGCTGGAAGCGCATATCGAACAGGGCGACTGGCTGGAAAGCGAGGGGTTGCAGATCGGCGTCGTCACCCGCATCGTCGCGATCTGGCAGTACAAGATCGTGTTCGAGGGCGTGCAGAACCATGCCGGCACCACGCGCATGGCGATCCGCAAGGATGCGGGCGTGGCGCTGCGCCGGTTCTGCCAGCGGGTGGAGGAGCGCTTCCCGGACGTGTGCGGCGAGCGCTCGGTCTGGACGGTGGGCCAGATCACGCTGGTTCCGGGGGCGCCCAGCATCATTCCCGGCCGGGCCGAGATGACCCTGCAATTCCGCGATGCCGACATGGAGACCCTGTTGCGCCTGGAACGCACCGTCGGCGAACTGGTGGACGAGGCGAACGCCGCCGGGCCCTGCACGGTCTCGTGGCAGACCATGAACCAGAACAAGCCGGCGCGGATGGACGACGGCATCCAGGCCGCGCTCGACGCCGCCGGCGAGGCGTTCGCGCCCGGCAAGCACGCGCGCATGCCCAGCGGCGCGGGGCACGACGCGCAGATGATGGCGCAACTGATGCCCGCCGGCATGATGTTCATCCCCTCCATCGGCGGCATCAGCCACCACTGGACCGAGGATTCCTCGGACGCGGACATCATGCGCGGCGCCCAGGTCTATGCCGATGCCGTGGGTCGGCTGCTGGCGGGGTAG
- the nudC gene encoding NAD(+) diphosphatase, producing MPKRLWYTGAPLDRLSHRRADPEWLKERLAHSETFLVPVWRNQNLAHAEDDRALLPTVGEARDLLDAGRHVTLLGLREGRAYFALDLSHHEDPYIHPLLEAQGAFDDLRKFGPTIDQHEGAILAHARGLMFWHARHQFCGVCGSPTEPSQAGNQRDCTNPDCKAQHFPRTDPAVIMLVYKGDYCLLGRNANFPIPGMYSTLAGFVEPGESLEEAVAREVLEEVGVTVLPEKVHYWASQPWPFPASLMLGFHAEAEDMELVLQEDEIEDAKWLHRLQMDDPEAHGVRFPRRDSIAYRLINAWMEGDIRG from the coding sequence ATGCCGAAGCGCCTCTGGTATACCGGCGCCCCGCTCGACCGCCTGTCCCATCGCCGCGCCGACCCGGAGTGGCTGAAAGAGCGGCTCGCCCATTCCGAAACCTTTCTGGTGCCGGTCTGGCGCAACCAGAACCTGGCCCACGCAGAGGACGACCGCGCCCTGTTGCCGACCGTGGGCGAGGCCCGGGACCTGCTGGACGCGGGCCGGCATGTGACCCTGCTGGGCCTGCGCGAGGGGCGGGCGTATTTTGCCCTCGACCTTTCGCACCACGAGGACCCCTATATCCATCCGCTGCTGGAGGCGCAGGGGGCGTTCGACGACCTGCGCAAATTCGGCCCGACCATCGACCAGCACGAGGGGGCGATCCTGGCGCATGCGCGCGGGCTGATGTTCTGGCACGCCCGCCACCAGTTCTGCGGCGTCTGCGGCAGCCCGACCGAGCCAAGCCAGGCCGGCAACCAGCGCGACTGCACCAACCCGGATTGCAAGGCCCAGCACTTCCCCCGCACCGATCCGGCGGTGATCATGCTGGTCTACAAGGGCGATTATTGCCTGTTGGGCCGCAACGCCAATTTCCCGATCCCGGGCATGTATTCGACGCTGGCGGGCTTCGTCGAGCCGGGCGAAAGCCTGGAGGAAGCCGTCGCGCGCGAGGTGCTGGAGGAAGTGGGCGTCACCGTGCTGCCGGAGAAGGTGCACTATTGGGCGAGCCAGCCCTGGCCGTTCCCCGCCTCGCTGATGCTGGGCTTCCATGCGGAGGCGGAGGATATGGAACTCGTCCTCCAGGAAGACGAGATCGAGGACGCCAAATGGCTGCACCGGCTGCAAATGGATGACCCGGAGGCGCACGGCGTCCGCTTCCCGCGCCGCGACAGCATCGCCTACCGCCTCATCAACGCCTGGATGGAAGGCGACATCCGGGGCTGA
- a CDS encoding TRAP transporter large permease subunit: protein MILAEILSLLLFGGVCVALMAGFPVAFTLGGVSLIFGLIGYGVGAFDLSYLGFIPNRIYGTMTNEVLLAVPLFVFMGVMLERSKVADDLLNTMGGLFGSMRGGLGISVCVVGALLAASTGIVGATVVTMGLLSLPTMLRWGYDPKLACGTICASGTLGQIIPPSIVLVVLGDQISNAYQDAQRALGNFAPDPVSVGDLFAGALIPGLMLVGLYIGWQLLMAALRPESAPPAPPEIAQANTSLATTLSALVVPIILIIAVLGSILAGIATPTEAAAVGAIGATLLGGLRLTSGRQSLVMLVGGLALVGVLILTGALDLRLGRNEVSQTEQWGIYAAALCCVLLSVGILDALRRTHANGTLREVMQSTAKISAMVFGIVIGAQLFSLVFRGFGGDDIVHEFLNNLPGGAFGAMLVVMLVMFIMGFFLDFIEITFVVIPIVAPILLMMDLNPVWLGIMIAVNLQTSFLTPPFGFALFYLRGVAPPSVTTMQIYTGIIPFVGMQIVMLGILWMFPDLTLWLPRLVYGTVAGG from the coding sequence ATGATCCTCGCCGAAATCCTGTCCCTGCTGCTGTTCGGCGGCGTCTGCGTCGCGCTGATGGCCGGCTTTCCCGTCGCCTTCACCCTGGGCGGCGTGTCGCTGATCTTCGGCCTGATCGGCTATGGCGTCGGCGCGTTCGACCTGTCCTATCTGGGCTTCATCCCGAACCGCATTTACGGCACCATGACCAACGAGGTGCTGCTGGCGGTGCCGCTGTTCGTGTTCATGGGCGTGATGCTCGAACGCTCCAAGGTCGCCGACGACCTGCTCAACACCATGGGCGGGTTGTTCGGCAGCATGCGCGGCGGCCTTGGCATTTCGGTGTGCGTGGTCGGCGCCCTGCTCGCGGCCTCGACCGGCATTGTCGGCGCCACGGTCGTGACCATGGGCCTGCTGAGCCTGCCGACCATGCTGCGCTGGGGCTATGACCCGAAGCTGGCCTGCGGCACCATCTGCGCCAGCGGCACGCTGGGCCAGATCATTCCGCCCTCCATCGTCCTCGTGGTGCTGGGCGACCAGATTTCGAACGCGTATCAGGACGCCCAGCGGGCGCTGGGCAATTTCGCGCCCGATCCGGTCAGCGTCGGCGACCTGTTCGCCGGCGCCCTGATCCCCGGCCTGATGCTGGTCGGCCTCTATATCGGCTGGCAATTGTTGATGGCAGCGCTGCGGCCGGAGTCGGCGCCACCGGCCCCGCCGGAAATCGCGCAGGCGAACACGTCGCTGGCCACGACGCTCAGCGCGCTGGTCGTGCCGATCATCCTGATCATTGCCGTTCTGGGCTCGATCCTGGCCGGCATCGCCACGCCGACAGAGGCGGCCGCCGTGGGTGCCATCGGCGCGACCCTGCTGGGCGGCCTGCGGCTGACCTCCGGCCGTCAAAGCCTGGTCATGCTCGTCGGCGGGCTGGCGCTGGTGGGCGTGTTGATCCTGACCGGCGCACTCGATCTGCGGCTCGGCCGGAACGAGGTGTCCCAGACCGAGCAATGGGGCATTTACGCGGCCGCGCTCTGCTGTGTGCTTCTCTCCGTCGGCATTCTGGATGCGCTGCGCCGCACCCATGCCAATGGCACGCTCAGGGAGGTAATGCAGTCGACCGCGAAAATCTCCGCCATGGTGTTCGGCATCGTCATCGGCGCGCAGTTGTTCAGCCTGGTGTTCCGCGGCTTCGGCGGCGACGACATCGTGCACGAATTCCTAAACAACCTGCCGGGCGGGGCGTTCGGCGCCATGCTGGTGGTGATGCTGGTGATGTTCATCATGGGGTTCTTCCTGGACTTCATCGAGATCACCTTCGTCGTCATCCCGATCGTCGCGCCCATCCTGCTGATGATGGACCTGAACCCGGTCTGGCTCGGCATCATGATCGCCGTGAACCTGCAGACCAGCTTCCTGACTCCGCCCTTCGGCTTTGCCCTGTTCTATCTGCGCGGCGTGGCACCGCCGTCCGTCACCACCATGCAGATCTACACCGGCATCATACCGTTCGTGGGCATGCAGATCGTCATGCTGGGCATTCTGTGGATGTTCCCGGACCTGACGCTCTGGCTGCCGCGGCTGGTCTACGGCACCGTCGCCGGCGGCTGA
- a CDS encoding TrkH family potassium uptake protein, translating to MFEFRPVLFVVGLLLLALAGAMLVPGVVELASGTPDWRAFGFAAAATLFVGGALVLATFAERARLGLRQAFLTTALCWLVAAVFASLPFVLMQVPLSFTDAFFEAMSGITTTGSTVMIGLDHAPPGILLWRALLQWFGGIGIIVTALAVLPMLQVGGMQLFRMESSDRSDKAFPRTAQLAAWIAIVYGAMTLLWSAMLWAAGMTLFDAIAHAMTTIATGGFSTSDKSVGAYPDPLIHWLITVGMIAGSLPFVLYLQAVRGQVRPFFRDTQVRWFLGTLGVIILALTLGQLAFTAEDFGTALHLSAFNATSIMTGTGYATSEYDHWGSFAPAMFFVIMFLGGCAGSTTCGIKIFRFQILFGAAIVQLKQLLQPRGVFIAYYNRRPISPEVVGSVMAFSLVYAAGFATLAIALSFMGLDFITCMSGAATAISNVGPGLGEIIGPAGTFVALPVGAKWALAIGMLFGRLEFFTILVLFLPNFWRG from the coding sequence ATGTTCGAATTTCGTCCGGTGCTGTTCGTGGTTGGCCTGCTGCTGTTGGCTCTGGCCGGCGCGATGCTGGTGCCGGGCGTGGTGGAGCTGGCCTCCGGCACCCCGGACTGGCGCGCCTTTGGCTTTGCCGCTGCGGCGACCCTGTTCGTTGGCGGCGCGCTGGTGCTGGCGACATTTGCCGAGCGCGCCCGCCTGGGGCTGCGCCAGGCGTTTCTGACCACGGCCCTGTGCTGGCTGGTGGCCGCGGTGTTTGCCAGCCTGCCCTTCGTCCTGATGCAGGTTCCGCTCAGTTTCACCGATGCGTTCTTCGAGGCGATGAGCGGCATCACCACCACCGGTTCGACCGTGATGATCGGCCTGGATCATGCGCCGCCCGGCATTTTGCTGTGGCGCGCGCTGCTGCAATGGTTCGGCGGCATCGGCATCATCGTCACCGCCCTCGCGGTGCTGCCGATGTTGCAGGTGGGCGGCATGCAGTTGTTCCGGATGGAAAGCTCGGACCGCTCGGACAAGGCGTTTCCGCGGACCGCTCAACTGGCCGCGTGGATCGCCATCGTCTATGGGGCGATGACATTGCTCTGGTCGGCCATGCTGTGGGCGGCGGGCATGACCCTGTTCGACGCCATCGCCCACGCCATGACGACCATTGCCACCGGCGGGTTTTCCACCTCCGACAAGTCGGTGGGGGCCTATCCGGACCCGCTGATCCACTGGTTGATCACCGTTGGCATGATCGCCGGATCGCTGCCGTTCGTGCTCTATCTCCAGGCGGTGCGGGGGCAGGTCCGGCCGTTCTTTCGGGATACGCAGGTGCGCTGGTTCCTGGGCACGCTGGGCGTGATCATTCTGGCCCTGACCCTCGGGCAATTGGCCTTCACCGCCGAGGATTTCGGTACGGCGCTGCATTTGAGCGCGTTCAACGCCACGTCGATCATGACGGGGACGGGCTATGCCACGTCGGAATACGACCATTGGGGCAGTTTCGCGCCGGCCATGTTTTTCGTCATCATGTTCCTCGGCGGTTGCGCCGGGTCCACGACCTGCGGCATCAAGATTTTCCGGTTCCAGATTCTGTTCGGCGCGGCGATCGTGCAATTGAAGCAGTTGCTGCAACCGCGCGGCGTGTTCATCGCCTATTACAACCGCCGCCCGATCTCGCCGGAGGTGGTGGGCTCCGTCATGGCGTTTTCCTTGGTCTATGCGGCCGGATTTGCGACGCTGGCCATCGCGCTCAGCTTCATGGGGCTGGATTTCATCACCTGCATGTCCGGTGCGGCCACGGCCATTTCCAATGTCGGGCCGGGCTTGGGCGAGATTATTGGCCCCGCCGGCACGTTCGTTGCCCTGCCGGTCGGCGCCAAATGGGCGCTGGCCATCGGCATGTTGTTCGGGCGGCTGGAATTCTTCACCATTCTGGTGTTGTTTCTGCCCAACTTCTGGCGGGGCTAG
- the apaG gene encoding Co2+/Mg2+ efflux protein ApaG, translating into MYRETTRALTVSVQPEYLARESRPQDGRYVWAYHVRIENHGAETVQLVRRYWRIVDGGGQVQEVRGAGVVGEQPILRPGESFEYTSGTPLSVPGGFMTGAYEMTTENGDVFEIAIPTFSLDCPGQGARPN; encoded by the coding sequence ATGTACCGCGAAACCACCCGAGCCTTGACCGTATCGGTGCAGCCGGAATATCTCGCCCGCGAATCCCGTCCGCAAGACGGGCGCTATGTCTGGGCCTATCACGTCCGGATCGAGAACCATGGCGCCGAGACGGTGCAACTCGTGCGCCGGTATTGGCGCATTGTCGACGGCGGCGGGCAGGTTCAGGAGGTCCGGGGCGCCGGTGTCGTCGGCGAGCAGCCGATCTTGCGGCCGGGCGAGAGTTTCGAATATACCAGCGGTACGCCGCTGTCGGTGCCGGGCGGGTTCATGACCGGCGCCTATGAGATGACGACGGAAAACGGCGATGTGTTCGAAATCGCCATCCCAACCTTTTCGCTCGACTGCCCCGGGCAGGGCGCGCGGCCGAACTAG